The segment CTCCAGAACTAGCATCAGAAATTACCGTGCAGCCTATTAGAAGATATGGTATGGATGCTGCAATCTTGTTTTCAGATATTTTGGTAATTCCGCAAGCAATGAATATTGAAGTGCAAATGAAACCAGATTTTGGTCCTTATTTGCCTAATCCAATTCGTACTCAAAAAGATTTAGATCGTGTAATTGTTCCAGATGTTCATGAATCTTTAGGATATGTGATGGAAGCAATAAAAGCAACCAAAGAAAAGCTAAATGATGAAGTTCCATTAATTGGTTTTGCAGGTTCGCCTTGGACCATTTTGTGTTATTGTGTGCAAGGTCAAGGTTCTAAAAACTTTGATAAAGCAAAAGAATTATGTTTTACAAGCCCCGTTATAGCACATTCATTATTGCAAAAAATTACAGACACAACGATTGCATATTTAAAAGCAAAAGTTGCTGCTGGAGTAGATGCAGTTCAAATTTTTGATTCTTGGGGCGGAATGTTATCTCCTGTAGATTATCAAGAATTTTCATGGCAATATATGCAGCAAATTATAGATGCATTAAAAGACGAAACTCCAGTAATAGCTTTTGGTAAAGGTTGTTGGTTTGCTTTAAATGATATGGCAAAATCTGGTGCTTCTGCTTTGGGTGTAGATTGGACTTGTTCTGCAAGAAATGCACGTTATTTATCTGGTGGAAAAATTACTTTGCAAGGTAATTTTGATCCATCTCGTTTATTTTCTCCACCAGCAGAAATTAAAAAAATGGTAACTCAAATGATTAACGAGTTTGGTAAAGACAGATATATTGTAAATTTAGGTCACGGAATTTTGCCTAATATTCCGTTAGAAAATGCGAAAGCATTTGTAGATGCTGTAAAAGAATATAAAGCAAACTAAAATAAAAATATTTTGGGCGTTACTTTGTGCTGATGAAAAATCAGCATAAAGTCGCGCTTTTCATTTTATCTTTTTTATACTGAATCTAGTTCAGCATAAAAAAGGATGCCATTACAATCGCTAACGCAAGCCAACGCTAATGATTAAAAATATACTTTCAGGAATAAAAGCTTATGTTGGTACTTTTAGTTTAATTTCTAAACTAAAACTCTGGAAATATTTTGCAATACCAATTCTTATTAGTGTGTTTACTGCTACAATTATTGGTTTTACTGCGTATAGTTTATCAGACAATATTGGTCTTTTTTTAGCAAAAATTTGGATTTGGGATTGGGGCAAAGAAACAGTAACTACAATTACTTCAATTGTTGGTGGAATTTTTGTTTTAGCCATTGGTTTAATTTTATATAAGCATATTGTTTTAGCATTATCAGCACCATTTATGAGTATTGTTTCTGAGAAGATAGAAATTCATATTAATGGAAGTTTAAAACACCTTTATAGAAAAACTACTTTTCAAGAACAATTGTGGAGAGGAATTAGAATTAATGTCAGAAATTTAGGAAAAGAATTATTGATTACAATTCCGATCCTATTGTTAAAATTTATTCCTTTAGTAAATATTTTTTCAACTATTTTATTGTTTTCAGTACAAGCTTATTATGCTGGTTTTGGGAATATGGATTATACACTAGAAAGGCATTTAAATTATAAAGAAAGTATCAATTTTGTGGGTAAAAATAAAGGTGTTTCTATAGGAAATGGAATCGTTTTTATGTTGTGTTTATTAATTCCTGTTTTAGGAATTATAATCGTTTTACCATTATCAGTAACTGCAGCATCAGTAAAAACAGTTGCCTTGTTAAATAAAGAAAATGAAAGATCAGTTTTATAAGTACATAGAAAATTTACAAAATACAATTACTTCTAAATTAGAAGAGGTTGATGGATTGGCAAAATTTCAAGAAGATATTTGGGAAAGAAAAGAAGGTGGTGGAGGTAAAACGCGTGTTATAGAAAACGGAGCCGTTTTTGAAAAAGGAGGTGTAAATATTTCTAAAGTTTTTGGAGAATTACCAGAAGCATTAAGAAAGCAATTTGGCGTAAAAGAAGGAAATTTCTTTGCTTGTGGATTAAGTTTAGTCATGCATCCTATAAATCCTTTTGTGCCAACTGTACATGCAAATTGGCGTTATTTTGAAATGTATGATGACGTTGGAAATATTGTTACGCAATGGTTTGGTGGAGGTCAAGATTTAACACCTTATTATTTATTTGATGAAGATGCAATTCATTTTCACACCGTTTGTAAATCAGCTTGTGATAAGCATCATTCAGCATTTTATCCGAAGTTTAAAAAAACATGTGATGACTATTTCTGGAATACTCACAGAAATGAAGCACGCGGAATTGGAGGTTTGTTTTTTGATTATCAAAAAGAAAATGAAGAATTTTCTATAGAAGATAGATTCAATTTTGTTACCCAAGTTGGAAATAGTTTTTTAGAAAGCTATGTTCCTATTGTTGAAAAAAGAAAAGAAACTCCATTTACAACAACACATAAAGATTGGCAAGAAATTAGACGTGGACGTTATGTAGAATTTAATTTAGTGCATGATAGAGGAACTCTTTTTGGATTAAAAACAAACGGAAGAATAGAAAGCATTTTAATGAGTTTACCGCCAATTGTTCAATGGAAATACAATCATCAACCAGAAGAGAATTCTGAAGAAGAAAAACTTTTAACGGTTTTGATGAAACCTAAAGATTGGGTTTAATTATTAAATTAATGTGAGGTTAATGACCAAGCTATTTATGGTTAAAACTAATTTAAAATAAAAAAAGCAGGAACATTGTTCCTGCTTTTTCAACTAATTTAAATATAATTTTTAGAAAGAAATTACAACTTCAAGTACAACATCATGCATTTCTGCACCAGATAAATTAGACCATAATGGATCAGAATTATAAGATTGCTTTACATATTCTGCTTTCATTAAAATGTTTTTTGTCATAAACCAACCTGCACCAATATTGGTTCTAGTAATCTCTTGATCGTTCGGTTTTGTTCCTCCAGAAGCATATTGTTTATTTCCATTTACAGCGTTATATCTTCCTGCAACATAAAATTGGCCTTGTTCTCCAAATCTGTATAATAATTCAGTTCCTAGTTGAGTGAAAGACCCTTTTTCTTCTCCTTCTTTTCTATTTCCTTTACTTACCTCATAAATTCCAAAGAACTCTAAACCTTTGTATTGTATAAAAGGATTTATTTGGTAAGAAGTATTATTTTTAAATCCAGGAGTAAATCTTGCTGCAAAGTCACCACCCTCTTTTAAATTACCTCCAATATTTGCGTTAAATATGTTATAATATCTTCCACCAGCTCTATCTCCACTGTACAGGTGATCACCATTGTTATATCCGCTCTCACTAATAAAAGACCCTGTTAAACGAACTCTTAATGCTTCATTTACTTCACGGTCAATACCTGCTTTAGCATAGAAAGTAGTTTTAAGGTCTTTCTCTCCTACAATAGTAGTAGAACCATAACCGGTTACAGAATTTTCTACAGTAGAGTTTAATAGACCGTTAGAGACACCTAATACAAATAAATAATCTTTAGGTTGTAGCGTAATTTCTATAAAAGGTTCTACTGTATAAGCATCCATAATATAATTACCAACAAAAGGATTGTAAATAGCCATTGCATTATCAGATCTTCTAAAATGCGCATCACCATAGTTTAGTTGATCTACACCAACTCTTATTGATGTTATATTCATAACGTTTTTTAAGAAGTCTTTTTTTATAAAATCTAGTTTATCCATTTGAACATAACCACCTTTTACCCATGTTTCATTGTGGTGTTTAGCAGAAAGAAAAGTTCTTAAATGCATTCTAAAGCCATCTGATAATTGTACATCAAAATTTAAGTTAGCTGTAGGTAAGTTAACATTATCTCCAATTGTAGTTAGGTTACCCAAATCATTAGAGTGATCTAATGCCTGAAATTGGATAGCAAAATCTGCACCTATTTTAACTACTAGTTTTTCAAATTCGATATCATTTGTTTTTTTAGTTTCAAAAACATTTAACCCATCATATCCTGCTTGTCTAAGATATTGAACTTCTTGGGAGAATGTGTTCACTCCAAAAAGAGTAACCATTGCAATTAGTGCTAATTTTTTTATTGTTTTCATGATTGCTTCTGTTTATATTAAAATTTTAGGTTGAATTCAATTGTTATTTCATTACCAGTTTTTATTGTGCCTAGTAATGCTGTTGGTGGTTTTATGCCAAAGTCAGTCATTTTTAATTTATGCTTTCCAATGAGCGTAATTTCATTTCCTAATTTGTTAATAGTAGTAAGTACAGCTACATTTTTAGTGATTCCAGCAATAGTTAAATTGCCTTTAAGTTTAATATTTATGGAATCTGTATTTTCAGAAATAATTTCACCTTTTTTAAAAATGAAAGTTATTAGTGGAAACTCTTCAGCTTTTAAGGCTTTATAAGTAAGCTTATCCATTAATTTCTTTCCACTTTTAATACTTGTAGCTTCTATTTTAACTTCTAAGGTTTCTATAGCGATATCATAATAATTATTTATCTCAATTTTTGCAGCTGTCTTCTCTACTTTGCTTACCCAATCATGCAGGGTAGAAGTTCCGTTAACTAATACACTACTTGGTAGTTTGATGTCAAGTAGTACGTTTTTTAAAGCTTCTTGACTTTGAATTGTAGTTGTTACAATTAGTAACATAATAATTGAGCTGATCACTTTTTTCATGACTAATATTATTTATAAGGCAAATTTATATAGGATATAAATTTTAATACATGATAAATATCATGAACCCTATTTTTTTTATAAATAGAATAAAATTACAATGCTTAATTAAATGTATTTAGTGAAATAGTTAGTAAAGTATGATTATCATTATTAATAATGTAAAATTAAAATTTAATACATATTTTATTTTTTCATCTTTTTTACTGAGAAAACATTGTTTTTTAGTATTTTTGCATTCTGAAAAAATGATATAAATGGCAAGATTCGAATTAAAGTTACCAAAAATGGGAGAAAGTGTTGCAGAAGCAACAATTACTTCTTGGTTAAAGGAAATTGGAGATTCTATTGAGTTAGATGAAGCTGTTGTAGAAATTGCTACAGATAAAGTAGATTCTGAGGTACCAAGTGAAGTAGAGGGTACGTTAGTAGAAATCTTATTTGACAAAGACTCTGTCGTAGAAGTTGGAGAAACAATTGCTATAATTGAAACTGCGGGAGGAAATGATACTTCTGTAAAAAAAGAACCTAAGAATGAGGTGCCTAAAGCAGTAGCAGAAATAGAAGAATCTATTGAAAAAGTTGTTGATGTATCTACAACTCCTATTACTAAAACATCTGAGTCTGGAAAGTTCTATTCGCCACTAGTTAGAAATATTGCAAAAACAGAAAAAGTTTCTATGCAAGAGTTAGAAGCAATCACTGGAAGTGGAAAAGATGGAAGAGTTACTAAAGATGATATTTTATTATTTATTAAAGATAGAACTTCTGAACCAAAAAAGACCAAAGAAGTAAAATCAGAAGAAAAAACTACGGTTAAGTCAATTAAAAAAGAGCAACAAAAAGTTGCGCCAGTTTCTATTGTTGGAGGAGATGAAATTATAGAAATGACTAGAATGGGGAAATTGATCTCCAAACATATGGTAGATTCTTTACACGTTGCTGCTCATGTACAGTCATTTATAGAAATTGATGTAACTAATATTGTAATATGGAGAAATAAAGTAAAAGATGCTTTCTTTAAAAGAGAAGGTGAAAAACTTACTTTTACCCCAATTTTAATGCATGCAGTTGCAAGTACAATTAAGAAATATCCAATGGTAAATATTGCTATAAATGGTGATACTATCATTAAAAAGAAAAATATTAACCTTGGAATGGCTGCAGCTTTACCAGATGGAAACTTAATAGTTCCTGTTATAAAAAATGCAGATCAATTGAACCTTGTTGGTATGACAAAATCTGTAAATGATTTGGCAAATAGAGCAAGAAACAATGCATTAAAACCTGATGACATTCAAGGAGGAACTTACACAGTAACAAATGTTGGTAGTTTTGGTTCTGTAATGGGAACACCAATTATAAACCAGCCTCAAGTTGCAATTTTAGCTTTAGGAGCAATTAGAAAAATGCCTTCTGTAATTGAAACTCCTGAAGGAGATTTTATTGGTATTAGACAAAAGATGTTTGTTTCTCATTCCTATGATCATAGAGTTGTAAATGGTGCTTTAGGAGGTATGTTTATTAAAACTTTAAAAGAAACATTAGAAGCTTGGGATGTAAATCAAGATTTTTAAAATAAAATAAGAGCATAAAAAAACCTTGAGAATTTCTCAAGGTTTTTTTATGCTCTTATTTTTTACGATACAACCACCAATTCATATCTCTAGTAAGTTTGTAGCCTAGTTTTTCATAAATTTGTATAGCTGGGTTTCCTTTGTTAGTATGTAAAATAGGAAGTTTTTTTTCTTTTAAAATTTCTTTTGTTGTGTGTGAAATTAATTGTTTTGCTAATCCTTTTCTGGTGTAATCAGGATGTGTAACAACTGAGCTTACTTCTATAAAATCATCATTTTGCATTCTTTGACCAGAAATTGAGACTAATTTACCGTCCTTAAAAATACCAAAAAATTTCCCCATTTCAAAACCTCTTTTCTGATAAAATCCAGGCATTACTAACCATATTAAATCATAAACTTCATTACTGTTTTTATCTGTTAATAAAACAATTTCTTCTGTTATTTCAATATCAACAAAGCTATCTAAAATCATTTGACATCCATTAATTTTTTTCTCTAGAATAATATTATTAGTGTCTATTATAGGTGTTTGGTTTTCTGAAACCAAAAAGAAACGCTTAGCTATTTTAGCGTATTCATTTAATGCTTTTGCTGTTTTAGTTTCATCAAAGAAAGCACCAAATATACATACATCTGGTTGGTAAAATTGAACCCCATCATATTCTATAAGAAACTTTTTATGAGTTTCATTTAGAGAATACCAAACCGGATTTTTTAATTTTTCTTCTATTTTTTTCATCAAAAATAAATATAAAAAAAACTCGCAATACTTGCGAGTTTTTTAATGAAATATTGTTTCTAAAAAACCTAAGCTAACATTGTAACTGGGTTTTCAATAAACGTTTTTAATGTTTGTAAAAATTGAGCTCCAACAGCGCCATCAACAGTTCTGTGATCGCAAGTTAAAGTTAATTTCATTGTATTTCCAACAACAATTTGTCCGTTTTTAACAACTGGTTTTTCAACAATTGCACCTACAGATAAAATGGCAGAATTTGGTTGATTAATAATAGACGTAAAGTTTTCGATACCAAACATTCCTAAATTAGAAACTGTAAAAGTGCTTCCTTGCATTTCTGCAGGAGAAATTTTCTTATGTCTTGCTTTTCCTGCTAAATCTCTAACAGTTGCGCCAATTTGAGTTAAACTCATTTGGTTTGTATGTTTTACAACAGGAACTAATAACCCGTCATCTACAGCAACTGCAACACCAACATGAATATGACTATGGTAAACAGTATTATTGTCTGTCCAAGATGTATTTACTTGTGGGTGTTTTTGCAAAGCCATTGCACAAGCTTTTACAACCATATCATTAAAAGATACCTTTGTATCTGGAATTGCATTGATTGTTTTTCTAGAAGCCATAGCACTGTCCATATCAACTTCAATATTTAAACTGAAATCAGGAGCAGAAAATTTAGAGTTACCTAAAGATTTTGCAATTGCTTTACGCATTTGAGAATTCTTAACTTCTTTAGATTTTTCTTGACCTGCAGCAACTAAGTTTGTATCAGATGCAACTTCAACTTCAACTACTTTTGCAGCAGGAGTATAGTTTTCTACATCTTTTTTAATGATTCTTCCGTTTTCACCAGAACCAGTAACATCAGCTAAATTAATTCCTTTATCACTAGCAATCTTCTTAGCTAAAGGTGAAGCAAAAATACGTCTGTTAGAAGTAGTACTAGTTGTAGCAACTGGCTTTTTTTCTTCTACTTTATCAGCTATTTTTGTTTCCTTTTTGTCAGAAGTCGGTTTTTCTGCATCCATAGAGTTACCTCCATTGGCAACTATTGCAGAAACATCTGTTCCAGCAGGACCAATAATAGTTAACAAACTATCTACAGGAGCAGTTTCTCCTTCTTGAACGCCAATGTATAGTATTGTTCCTTCATAGAAACATTCAAACTCCATTGTAGCTTTATCTGTTTCAATTTCAGCAAGCATATCACCTTCTTCAACAGCGTCTCCAACTTTCTTTAACCATGTTGCCACAGTTCCATCTGTCATTGTATCACTTAAACGAGGCATCATAATTACTTGCACTCCCTCAGGAATTACAACAGCATCAGTAGCATCAACTTCGGCAGTAGTCTCTTCTTTTACTTCTTCTTTAGCCGCTGTTTTTTCAGATTCTGAACTTCCGCTAATAATTGCAGAAATATCTTCATCTTCTTCACCAATAATGGCAAGTAAAACATCTACTGGAGATGTTTCTCCTTCTTGAATACCAATATATAGTAACGTTCCTTCATAGAAAGATTCGAATTCCATTGTGGCTTTATCGGTTTCAATTTCAGCTAAAATATCGCCTTCTTCAATTTTATCACCAACATTTTTTAACCATTTTGCCACAACACCTTCTTCCATGGTGTCACTTAATCGGGGCATATTTATAATTGTAGCCATATCTTAACTTATAAAAGGATAATCTTCTTGTTCATACACCATATCATACATTTGTTGAACTTCTGGATAAGGAGATTCTTCTGCGAATTTCTCACATTCATTTACTCTCTCTTTTACATCCTTTACAATTGCAGCAATTTCTTCTTCAGTTGCATAATTCTTCTCTTTAATTATGTCTAAAACCTGTGTAATAGGATCTATTTTTTTGTATTCTTCTACTTCGTCTTTTGTTCTATAATGCTGTGCATCAGACATTGAGTGACCTCTATATCTGTACGTTTTCATTTCTAAAAAAGTAGGACCATCACCACGTCTTGCTCTTTGTATTGCTTCATCTACAGCTTCAGCAACCTTAATAGGATTCATGGCATCTACAGGTCCACAAGGCATTTCATAACCTAAACCTAATTTCCAAATATCTTCATGATTTGCCGTTCTATTTACAGAAGTTCCCATTGCGTAACCATTATTTTCTACAATAAAAATTACTGGTAATTTCCATAACATTGCCATATTAAAAGCTTCGTGTAAAGATCCTTGTCTTGCTGCACCATCACCAAAACAAGTTAAAGTAACAGCATCACTTCCTTTGTATTTATCTCCAAAAGCTAGACCAGCACCTAAAGGTATTTGTCCACCAACAATTCCGTGACCACCATAAAAACGAAATTCTTTAGAGAAAATATGCATAGAACCACCCATTCCTTTAGAGGTTCCAGTTACTTTTCCAAATAATTCTGCCATTACCTTTTTAGGATCTTCTCCCATACCTATTGGCTGAACGTGATTTCTATAAGCAGTAATCATTTTATCTTTCGATAAATCCATTGCATGCAATGCGCCAGCTAAAATAGCTTCTTGACCGTTATATAAGTGTAAAAAGCCTCTAACTTTCTGCTGTATGTAAACAGAAGCTAATTTGTCTTCGAACTTACGCCAGAAAAGCATGTCTTTGTACCAGTCTAAATAGGTTTGTTTGGTAATTTTTTTCATTCTGATGAATTCTTGTTTGTTTAATCAGATGTTATATTGTACAGTCTGAAGGACAAAAATAACTGTTTTAAATAGAATAAAAAAAAGAGATTAAAAGAATTTAACTCAAACGATGTAGTTAAGGGTTTATTTGTCTTTTGCAATGACTAAAGTAGCTTTTGCTCCTGTTGCTAAATTCCATTCATTAGAGGACAGTAACATACCTGCATCATTGTACACTTTAAATGCAGCTGTATTTGGTCCTGAAGAGCCTTGATTTAAGGCTTTAAAGGCAATTTTATTTATTCCAACTTCTAGTGGAAGCGTGAATTTTTGGTAATTTTGTTTTAAAATAATATTTGAAATAACAGGAATATCATTTACAAAAATGGTAACTCTATCTCCATCTGGATATTGAAAATCTCTACAAATAATATTTACACTTTTGGAGTTGGTTCTAAAACTTCCTAAATCTTGATCTATTTTAGGGTAAATATATTGTCCGTTTATTTTCTTAAAAGCTTTTAAAAAACGCTCTTCACTCAATTTTTCTTGCGTAATAATGCCTTTATTATTTATACTTTGCTCAGCTTGTTTATTTTTATATTTTTCTTGTTCTTTATCGAAAGCACTTTTAAAACCATCACTTCCATTTAGTTCAATAGATTTAGGTTTTTCTGCAATTTTAGCATTGTTTTTAACAACTGCTTTAATCTCTCCATTCTTTTTGTTGCCTCTACTATTATCTAATTGTGCTAACAGCTGCGTAGTTGAAAGTGCAAAAATTATAAAAGTTAAAATTTTAATAGATTGATTCATTTATAGTTTTATTGCTGACAATTTGTTTGCAAATATAATGCCGATTTAAAATGATATTCTTTAAATTTCGTTAAAACTTATTATTCTATAGGAAAATTAAAATACGTTTTAGGAAAAGGTTCATTCTTTAATGTAAAATGCCACCATTCATTGTCATAAGGTGTAAAGCCATTTTCTAACATTATTTCACGTAAAAAAAATCTATTTCTTTTCTGAATTGTTGTTATTTTATTATAAAACGGATGCGATTCTTTACCAAAGAAATCATAAGGATTCCCCATGTCTAATTCTTCTTCAGTTTTAATATTTACAATTGTTAAATCAACTGTGCTACCTCTTGTGTGACCAGACTTTGAAGCAATATAGCCTTGGTTAAAAAGCTGACTTTTTGGTACGTTTGGATAGTATTGTTTCTTCATTAATGTATCACTTAAATTCTTTGCCCAACGCACAAAATGATCTACTGCTTGTTGAGGTCTATAGGTATCAAAAATTTTAAGACTTAAATTCTTTTTTAATAAAATTTGTTGAATATTTTTTAACGCATTGGCAGTTTCAAGACTAACAATTACACAGTTCTTATTATAACCATCAATTGGTTTTCCTATAAAATTATTATTAGTTAAATACCTTAATTCAGATTTTATAGTTTTATCAACATCAGATAAGTAAACAAAGCCAGTAGTTAACTTTTGAGCGTTTACAGAAAAATTAGCTAAAACAAATAATAAGATTATTATAATTTTCATACTTCAAAAATACACAATTTAAATATTATTAATTAATTTTGAATTTAATTATGGAAGAACTTACACTTACAACACCCGCACTTTTATTTTCGGCAATTTCATTGATAATGTTAGCCTATACAAATCGTTTTTTAGCGTATGCATCTGTAATTAGAAACTTACATGATATTTATCTTGAGCGTAAAGAGGATTCTTTATTACGACAAATAAAAAATTTAAAATTACGATTAAACTTAACTAGATGGATGCAGATTTTTGGAATTTCAAGTTTGCTTTTCTGTGTTTTAACAATGCTTTTAATTTACATTCATCAACAAACTATAGCCGTTTGGGTATTTGGTTGTGCCTTAATTCTATTGATTGTTTCTTTGCTTTTATTAATAAAAGAAATTCAGATTTCTGCACAAGCATTACAATATCATATTGCAGATATTGAAGAGCATTTAGAAAATAAATAGTCGTCTTTTATATTATTAATTGTAGTGTTAACTATTTTTTAGGTTTATAAATAAACCATAGTAAATTTGTAGCATTTAGTTAAATAAAATAAACCTTTAATTAATAACTCTTCCTAAACTTCTTTTCAACAGAGAAATTAATTAAGTTCATAAAATTCTCATGAACGCCTAATGTATTGTCTAACTTTAATTGTGTTATCAATTTTAAAATTAAATCTGATTTAAATTGTAAATCGGGAATAGAAATATAGTTTTCAAAAACTACGCCAATAGTTTTGTAATACAATTGTTCAAAATCGTTTAAATTTTCTGGTTTTTCTTCTACATATTCATACGAACTAATATTAAAAGATTCTAAAACGTGACCCACATAGTCTTTATGTAGAATTTGTTTTGGATTTACAATATTTAATTCTTTAATTTCTGGATTTAGAAAAGCATACAAAACGGCTTTCGAGACAAAATCTACAGGAACAATGTTTAAACCACTTTTTTTGTCAATCCAAATTCTAAAGTTTTCTGAAGCATTTTTCGCATATTTATCTAAAAATATTGCCCAAGAATAAAAAA is part of the Polaribacter sp. SA4-10 genome and harbors:
- the hemE gene encoding uroporphyrinogen decarboxylase, which gives rise to MIKNDLFLRALKGEIVDRPPVWMMRQAGRYLPEFQVIKKKYDFFTRCQTPELASEITVQPIRRYGMDAAILFSDILVIPQAMNIEVQMKPDFGPYLPNPIRTQKDLDRVIVPDVHESLGYVMEAIKATKEKLNDEVPLIGFAGSPWTILCYCVQGQGSKNFDKAKELCFTSPVIAHSLLQKITDTTIAYLKAKVAAGVDAVQIFDSWGGMLSPVDYQEFSWQYMQQIIDALKDETPVIAFGKGCWFALNDMAKSGASALGVDWTCSARNARYLSGGKITLQGNFDPSRLFSPPAEIKKMVTQMINEFGKDRYIVNLGHGILPNIPLENAKAFVDAVKEYKAN
- a CDS encoding EI24 domain-containing protein is translated as MIKNILSGIKAYVGTFSLISKLKLWKYFAIPILISVFTATIIGFTAYSLSDNIGLFLAKIWIWDWGKETVTTITSIVGGIFVLAIGLILYKHIVLALSAPFMSIVSEKIEIHINGSLKHLYRKTTFQEQLWRGIRINVRNLGKELLITIPILLLKFIPLVNIFSTILLFSVQAYYAGFGNMDYTLERHLNYKESINFVGKNKGVSIGNGIVFMLCLLIPVLGIIIVLPLSVTAASVKTVALLNKENERSVL
- the hemF gene encoding oxygen-dependent coproporphyrinogen oxidase, with the translated sequence MKDQFYKYIENLQNTITSKLEEVDGLAKFQEDIWERKEGGGGKTRVIENGAVFEKGGVNISKVFGELPEALRKQFGVKEGNFFACGLSLVMHPINPFVPTVHANWRYFEMYDDVGNIVTQWFGGGQDLTPYYLFDEDAIHFHTVCKSACDKHHSAFYPKFKKTCDDYFWNTHRNEARGIGGLFFDYQKENEEFSIEDRFNFVTQVGNSFLESYVPIVEKRKETPFTTTHKDWQEIRRGRYVEFNLVHDRGTLFGLKTNGRIESILMSLPPIVQWKYNHQPEENSEEEKLLTVLMKPKDWV
- a CDS encoding YceI family protein, translating into MKKVISSIIMLLIVTTTIQSQEALKNVLLDIKLPSSVLVNGTSTLHDWVSKVEKTAAKIEINNYYDIAIETLEVKIEATSIKSGKKLMDKLTYKALKAEEFPLITFIFKKGEIISENTDSINIKLKGNLTIAGITKNVAVLTTINKLGNEITLIGKHKLKMTDFGIKPPTALLGTIKTGNEITIEFNLKF
- a CDS encoding dihydrolipoamide acetyltransferase family protein, encoding MARFELKLPKMGESVAEATITSWLKEIGDSIELDEAVVEIATDKVDSEVPSEVEGTLVEILFDKDSVVEVGETIAIIETAGGNDTSVKKEPKNEVPKAVAEIEESIEKVVDVSTTPITKTSESGKFYSPLVRNIAKTEKVSMQELEAITGSGKDGRVTKDDILLFIKDRTSEPKKTKEVKSEEKTTVKSIKKEQQKVAPVSIVGGDEIIEMTRMGKLISKHMVDSLHVAAHVQSFIEIDVTNIVIWRNKVKDAFFKREGEKLTFTPILMHAVASTIKKYPMVNIAINGDTIIKKKNINLGMAAALPDGNLIVPVIKNADQLNLVGMTKSVNDLANRARNNALKPDDIQGGTYTVTNVGSFGSVMGTPIINQPQVAILALGAIRKMPSVIETPEGDFIGIRQKMFVSHSYDHRVVNGALGGMFIKTLKETLEAWDVNQDF
- a CDS encoding GNAT family N-acetyltransferase; protein product: MKKIEEKLKNPVWYSLNETHKKFLIEYDGVQFYQPDVCIFGAFFDETKTAKALNEYAKIAKRFFLVSENQTPIIDTNNIILEKKINGCQMILDSFVDIEITEEIVLLTDKNSNEVYDLIWLVMPGFYQKRGFEMGKFFGIFKDGKLVSISGQRMQNDDFIEVSSVVTHPDYTRKGLAKQLISHTTKEILKEKKLPILHTNKGNPAIQIYEKLGYKLTRDMNWWLYRKK
- a CDS encoding pyruvate dehydrogenase complex dihydrolipoamide acetyltransferase: MATIINMPRLSDTMEEGVVAKWLKNVGDKIEEGDILAEIETDKATMEFESFYEGTLLYIGIQEGETSPVDVLLAIIGEEDEDISAIISGSSESEKTAAKEEVKEETTAEVDATDAVVIPEGVQVIMMPRLSDTMTDGTVATWLKKVGDAVEEGDMLAEIETDKATMEFECFYEGTILYIGVQEGETAPVDSLLTIIGPAGTDVSAIVANGGNSMDAEKPTSDKKETKIADKVEEKKPVATTSTTSNRRIFASPLAKKIASDKGINLADVTGSGENGRIIKKDVENYTPAAKVVEVEVASDTNLVAAGQEKSKEVKNSQMRKAIAKSLGNSKFSAPDFSLNIEVDMDSAMASRKTINAIPDTKVSFNDMVVKACAMALQKHPQVNTSWTDNNTVYHSHIHVGVAVAVDDGLLVPVVKHTNQMSLTQIGATVRDLAGKARHKKISPAEMQGSTFTVSNLGMFGIENFTSIINQPNSAILSVGAIVEKPVVKNGQIVVGNTMKLTLTCDHRTVDGAVGAQFLQTLKTFIENPVTMLA
- the pdhA gene encoding pyruvate dehydrogenase (acetyl-transferring) E1 component subunit alpha encodes the protein MKKITKQTYLDWYKDMLFWRKFEDKLASVYIQQKVRGFLHLYNGQEAILAGALHAMDLSKDKMITAYRNHVQPIGMGEDPKKVMAELFGKVTGTSKGMGGSMHIFSKEFRFYGGHGIVGGQIPLGAGLAFGDKYKGSDAVTLTCFGDGAARQGSLHEAFNMAMLWKLPVIFIVENNGYAMGTSVNRTANHEDIWKLGLGYEMPCGPVDAMNPIKVAEAVDEAIQRARRGDGPTFLEMKTYRYRGHSMSDAQHYRTKDEVEEYKKIDPITQVLDIIKEKNYATEEEIAAIVKDVKERVNECEKFAEESPYPEVQQMYDMVYEQEDYPFIS
- a CDS encoding M15 family metallopeptidase — translated: MKIIIILLFVLANFSVNAQKLTTGFVYLSDVDKTIKSELRYLTNNNFIGKPIDGYNKNCVIVSLETANALKNIQQILLKKNLSLKIFDTYRPQQAVDHFVRWAKNLSDTLMKKQYYPNVPKSQLFNQGYIASKSGHTRGSTVDLTIVNIKTEEELDMGNPYDFFGKESHPFYNKITTIQKRNRFFLREIMLENGFTPYDNEWWHFTLKNEPFPKTYFNFPIE
- a CDS encoding DUF2721 domain-containing protein, coding for MEELTLTTPALLFSAISLIMLAYTNRFLAYASVIRNLHDIYLERKEDSLLRQIKNLKLRLNLTRWMQIFGISSLLFCVLTMLLIYIHQQTIAVWVFGCALILLIVSLLLLIKEIQISAQALQYHIADIEEHLENK